The Fervidobacterium pennivorans DNA segment AAAAGCTGCAAGGGTATTTAGTGTTGTCAGCGATATTATGTTCCAAGATTTTCTAACATTTCTAAACTCGATGTAAAGGATTATAAATTCTATCAGGAAGACGATACCAAAAACCCAAATGGTCGAGATGAGCAACTCTTCTATAATTCCATAGAAGAGTGTTGTGTATCCGTAAGTTCTTATGTTTCCTATTTTTTTAATAGACTCGAAGAAAGTTTTTATGTTGTTGCCTGCCCAAATTTCTATTGCGGGTGTCACAAACGCAAGCAGGTATTTTTTCCCGTGGATATCCTCGTAGAACAAGCTGGGAATATCTTTCTCCATGAGTTTGAAAAGGTCCTCTGTTGATGAGATATTTCTTATCACATCAACTGTTGAAACGAAACTTTCATAAAGCCCATACTTTCTGAAGAGAATCTCTAAAAAAGGTGTATTAGTTATCTGAAGAACTTGGACATAGATGTTGGATTTTTCCTCTGCTATCTTTTCAGGATTTTGGATGAACGTAAGTATTGAAAAGTCGGAAGTTATCAGTCCTTTTTCTTTGAGTTTTGCAAGAAAACTCTGCAGTTCTTCAGATGTTTCCGCAGCTATTACTATATCGCTGGAAGCAATGCTACCAAATTTTTTAGATATTAGTTCACTAGTGACATTTGTTTCTGATTTCTTTGGAATCAAGCTGGAAGTTGTGTATGAAAAGTTTATAATTGAGTAAATCCCTACAGCTGACAAAAGCAACGTAGTTATTATTGTCAGTGTCATTAGCACACGGCTCTTTCTTACTATATCAACCACTCTCACATAAGTTTCCCTTTGACGACCTTTGAATTTTGGAAGGAGCATATTGTGAGCTATTGGAACAAGCGTGTTGAAAACAAAGAAGTAAACAACAACACCCAGAGCTATGGAAAACCCCATCTGCTTAATTGCATCAGAAGGACTCAAGAGCATTCCAAGGAATGCAAGACAAGTTGTAACCATTGATATGAACGATGGTCTAAAATTTTCGATGAAGGCATCTACTATACTCTGGCGTAAGATACCTTCCATATTAAATCGCTCCTGTATTCTTGTGACGATGTACATAGCATAATCTATACCCATTCCCAATAACATAGCGTTGACGAACGTGGTTACTATATTCAATTCTTTTAAGAATAAAGCTATAAGCCCAAGAGTTATACCCATTGACATTAGAAGTCCTGCAAAGAGGATAAGGAGCTCCCATATATTACCAAAACCGATGATTATTATAAGTATAATGGCGACGAGAGATATAAAAGTTGTAAGGGTAAAATCTTTCGATGCCTGGATGTTTGCTTCGTATGTAGACATCACGCCGCCAGTAAAATATATTTTTACGTTATGTTGGTTTTCAAATTTCTTGGATAGTTTTTTTAGCTCTTGGACAGCCTCTGCGACGAATTTTACATCTGACATTGGCTTTTTCATGGAGAAATTCATGACTAAAAGTTCTTTGTCGGGTGAAAGCAAATAATATTTCTTGATACCGCTTTTTTCTACTATACCTTTGATGTAACTATGCAAATCGTAAAGTGCAGAGCCTACATTTCTCCAGAATCTGAAGTCAACAAGAGTTTTCGGTTCTACCCTTGTAAGCGATTGGTAGTACCTAATGGTATCGTTTATAGTTCCCTCACCAAAAGAAAGCATTCCGTATTTAACCAACGTTTCTGGGTTATCAAAAGGTTCTGCGTGGTTTATATACGGTGTGTTTTCAAAAAGTTCTTTAATCATTTTGGCGATGTTATCTGGATTACTCGTTTTCACACCGTCGATGGCAACTATCAATGTATTAGAAGTTACTTTTTCTGAAGTGTATTTCACAAGGTCCTGGAATCTGGGATCGTCCTTTGGTGCCAATCCTGTTATATCTGCATTGATTCTTAAGCCAAAAACAGCATAGATGCCCAGAAGGGCAGAGACTATAATTAGTGCTAAAATAATCTGTTTCTGCTTATTTAGAATATTTTCGACATACCATTTGGCAAACCTTTCCAACTCAGCTCGCCCTCCATACTAAAAGTAGTAGCAACGCTAATCCATTGAATATAATTACAGGGAAGCGCTTTTGGAAATGCGGTTTTATGAAGTTACCAAGCGTATAACATACCACATAACCATAATGGAAAGAAAATCCATACCATCCAAGTCTAAACGCAAAAATCGGAGTCAATGAGTAAACAATGAGTCTTTGAACTTCTTGGAAGACCTCCTCTACGTTTAAAAACAAACTAGAGAAAAAGACAAGACTTGGAAGATAAAGTATGAAAAAATTAAAGACCTCGGGGTCTAAAAGGAATACTCTCAGGTGCAAGTATTTAGCAGACCACGGGTAAAGAACGATTAATAATAAAAGTGCTATAAGCGATTTTATCATTTCGGTAGTTGCTTTCGATTTTATCTTGGCCATTAACAGGTTCTCCCCTTCTTTTTCAAGCATCTGCAAATTTTGTTTTAGTGAACTGGAATTTGTGTGGCATCCACAAACTCTACATTGTATTTTTCCGCGATTAACCTTGCTATCTCTTTATCTGATTTGCCCAGTCGAAAGGATGTATTTATACCGTTGAGCGCTTTCCACAAAGCGTCACCAAAGGTTTTATCTGGAAAATAAGGACCTTCACTTGAATATATTCTTGGATACCATAAAAGGTCAATATGCTTGATTTTATATTTTATCCATTCTATTCCGTATCCCCACCAATAGTGCCAGACCTTTTTTGTTATAAACATAGCAGCGCGTCTGTCTTGAACCGAAAATATCGTTTGCTCAAGAGTTTTTGAATCATCATATACTTTTATTCTTCTTTTGTATTCGAGGAAAAATAGTTGCTGATTTATCTCGTTTGTTTTTCTTAAAATGAGGTACTTATAAGGATTTTTCAAAAAAAGAGACGGAGAAGGTAAAACCTCCTCCATCGTTACAGGCTTTCTTTCTGATATCAAAAAACTTAAGGTGACAACCGAGAAGAGAAAAAAGACAAATGCATAAAATTCTAACCTCATCTCTCAAACTTCGCTTTCTTTTTGTAATACAGTCCTTGGCACATCTTAGTAATGCGATGTTTTCACAAGTAATTAAGCTCATTACTTTGCCTGATTTACAAGGTAGTCGAGGGCAACTTTTACAACCGGGTCATTTTGGTCAACTTCTATCTCAGTTAACGTGTATGTTTTGGCATCAAGCTTCCTAGAAGTGTTTGTTGAGCCTTGTGTTTCCTCCACTTTGATGTTTGGCTCAATTCCTACTTTGTGTATATCTTTTCCAGATGGTGTTAAGTAATGTGCGATTGTCAAAAAGACAGTTCCGCCGTTGCTAAGTGGGAATCCTCTTTGAACAGAACCTTTTCCAAAAGTCTTCTGACCTATGAGTACCGCCCTTTTATTTTCTTTCAGCGCAGCAGCAACGATTTCCGAAGCAGATGCAGAGCCATTGTTTATGAGCACTGCCATAGGAACTTTTGGATAATTGTTGCCCTGACTAATATAGCGCTCAGTAATTTTTCCATCTCTATCCTTCACAGAGACGATAACATTACCTGGGTCTAAGAATTGATTCGCCACATGAATAGCAACGTCAAGCAATCCACCAGGGTTATTGCGCAAATCAAGAATAAGAGCGTCTATTTGGTTGTCATACAGTTTTCTGAGAGCTTTTTGTAGTTCATTTGGGACAGGCTCGTTGAACTTAGTCAAAAGAACATAACCTATCTTTTTGTTTTTATACTCCGTTATCCCTGACTTAACAGGAATTATCTGGATAATTTCTCGAACTATAGTAACCTCAATAATCTCATTTCCTCGCTTTATTGTTAATTTTACGGAAGTTCCAGGTTTTCCTCTCATCTTGTTAACCGCTTCCATGTATTCCATTTCACTTACCGGTTGGTCATCGATACCGATAATAAGGTCTCCAGGTTGCAACCCAGCGCGCCATGCCGGTGTTCCGTACATTGGACTTACTACTTTAACAGCTTTATTTTCACTGTCGTAGGTTACTTCGATACCAAGTCCACCATATTGCCCTTCCATTTCTATCTGTTGTTCAGTCATCTGTGACGGTGGGTAATAGTAACTGAAATCGTCCCCAAGCCCTTTAATCATACCATCTATGGCAGAATCTATGAGTTTGTTGAAATTAACGTTTTTGATGTCGTAGTAGTTGTAATTAATTCTATAAAGCGTTTCGTAGAGTGGCGAAATGTAATTGAGTAACTCTTTGTCAGAGGCACTAGATAGAATCATACTTGATGCAATAACTACGATAGCCAAAAAGACGTATGAAAGAATTCCCTTAAAAATGCTTCTCATACCTCACACCTTCCTTTCGAATTTCAGAATTTTAAATCTCGGCGTTTTCGTTTGTATTTTCAATTTGAATTATTGGCTCTGTTTCTTTCATTTGCTCTTTGCTCGACTCTTCTTTAATTTTGACAAAAGCATTCACCTTTCTTGCGAAAATCATATAAGTTGTGTGTGCTACCATTCTGTCAACAGGTCTCAGCCTGTTGGGATAGGGTTTAAACTGTCTCATTAAAGATTCCCAAACCTCGACATCTATGAATGGCAGTTCGTACATTTTCTCAAGCACCATAGAGACTTGATTAACTGTTGGGCAGATTACACCTATCCGTCCA contains these protein-coding regions:
- a CDS encoding efflux RND transporter permease subunit; this translates as MERFAKWYVENILNKQKQIILALIIVSALLGIYAVFGLRINADITGLAPKDDPRFQDLVKYTSEKVTSNTLIVAIDGVKTSNPDNIAKMIKELFENTPYINHAEPFDNPETLVKYGMLSFGEGTINDTIRYYQSLTRVEPKTLVDFRFWRNVGSALYDLHSYIKGIVEKSGIKKYYLLSPDKELLVMNFSMKKPMSDVKFVAEAVQELKKLSKKFENQHNVKIYFTGGVMSTYEANIQASKDFTLTTFISLVAIILIIIIGFGNIWELLILFAGLLMSMGITLGLIALFLKELNIVTTFVNAMLLGMGIDYAMYIVTRIQERFNMEGILRQSIVDAFIENFRPSFISMVTTCLAFLGMLLSPSDAIKQMGFSIALGVVVYFFVFNTLVPIAHNMLLPKFKGRQRETYVRVVDIVRKSRVLMTLTIITTLLLSAVGIYSIINFSYTTSSLIPKKSETNVTSELISKKFGSIASSDIVIAAETSEELQSFLAKLKEKGLITSDFSILTFIQNPEKIAEEKSNIYVQVLQITNTPFLEILFRKYGLYESFVSTVDVIRNISSTEDLFKLMEKDIPSLFYEDIHGKKYLLAFVTPAIEIWAGNNIKTFFESIKKIGNIRTYGYTTLFYGIIEELLISTIWVFGIVFLIEFIILYIEFRNVRKSWNIISLTTLNTLAAFGISYLVGIKTTFITFIVLPIFLGIGVDSLVELDHSIRYGKESVIKTEKAVIMSVLTTVASFGSFIFAQGQLLREFGFVTSAGLIGDLLISFCWYLNTAEKSYREAKKVEASNPAINEEDK
- a CDS encoding S41 family peptidase, giving the protein MRSIFKGILSYVFLAIVVIASSMILSSASDKELLNYISPLYETLYRINYNYYDIKNVNFNKLIDSAIDGMIKGLGDDFSYYYPPSQMTEQQIEMEGQYGGLGIEVTYDSENKAVKVVSPMYGTPAWRAGLQPGDLIIGIDDQPVSEMEYMEAVNKMRGKPGTSVKLTIKRGNEIIEVTIVREIIQIIPVKSGITEYKNKKIGYVLLTKFNEPVPNELQKALRKLYDNQIDALILDLRNNPGGLLDVAIHVANQFLDPGNVIVSVKDRDGKITERYISQGNNYPKVPMAVLINNGSASASEIVAAALKENKRAVLIGQKTFGKGSVQRGFPLSNGGTVFLTIAHYLTPSGKDIHKVGIEPNIKVEETQGSTNTSRKLDAKTYTLTEIEVDQNDPVVKVALDYLVNQAK